One genomic region from Pyxicephalus adspersus chromosome 1, UCB_Pads_2.0, whole genome shotgun sequence encodes:
- the RILP gene encoding rab-interacting lysosomal protein encodes MEAAEVIWRRDPSALSLDDVYSMAKSLGSELQSLTEQYGPESVAGVVPQVVRVLELLESFAATGRERSCPEQELLIRAVQSMGREERQAPDLEQKLLEAQKKEHDLQNKLSNLTEENQKLLGQLAESKSQGECAAREERDLMLKLKVVVDRQRDEIRSLTRENHQRNKDTEALQEQLNRVMNVNEDLRRKVAVVNAQLKSSLQRKTELEILLQEKQKEVDSLNHKLFASQSVPDKNMNRADCKSQENNVHEESKSCQMCFTKEDVKQIVQERNELKTNLFLVNEELKYYQRELLNDERIPTLLLCGIKSAIRKQKKKIKAKMLGIVESPTSRILQYCVIRFGTWYGKPTADPGPWEMISSKEINMIKKEGADDNA; translated from the exons ATGGAGGCGGCGGAGGTGATATGGCGGCGGGACCCCTCGGCTCTGTCCCTGGACGATGTGTACAGCATGGCTAAGAGTCTGGGCTCCGAGCTGCAGAGCCTGACCGAGCAGTACGGCCCGGAGTCGGTGGCCGGGGTTGTCCCACAAGTGGTGAGGGTTTTGGAGCTGCTGGAGAGCTTCGCCGCCACCGGGAGAGAAAGGAGCTGTCCGGAGCAAGAGCTGCTGATCCGAGCCGTGCAGAGTATGGGTAGAGAGGAGCGCCAGGCACCG GATCTGGAACAGAAGCTGCTTGAGGCTCAGAAGAAGGAACATGATCTTCAGAACAAGCTGTCCAATTTGACAGAGGAGAATCAGAAGCTCTTAGGTCAACTGGCTGAGTCAAAATCACAGGGAG aaTGTGCAGCAAGAGAAGAACGGGATCTGATGTTGAAGTTAAAGGTTGTGGTGGACAGACAAAGAGACGAAATTCGATCGCTCACACGCGAGAACCATCAAAGGAACAAGGACACAGAAGCT CTCCAGGAGCAGTTAAATCGTGTTATGAATGTAAATGAAGATCTTCGGCGTAAAGTGGCTGTGGTAAACGCCCAGCTGAAGAGCTCACTGCAGAGGAAAACCGAACTGGAAATCTtactgcaagaaaaacaaaaagaagtagACTCCCTAAATCATAAACTGTTTGCTTCTCAATCAGTTCCTGATAAAAATATG AACAGAGCTGATTGTAAGTCGCAGGAAAATAATGTACATGAGGAGTCCAAATCCTGTCAAATGTGCTTTACAAAGGAAGACGTTAAGCAGATTGTCCAGGAGAGGAATGAGCTGAAAACGAACCTATTTCTGGTGAATGAGGAGTTAAAATACTATCAAAG gGAGTTGCTAAATGATGAAAGGATTCCAACGCTTCTATTGTGTGGCATAAAGTCTGccattagaaaacaaaagaagaagattAAAGCCAAAATGCTGGGAATTGTGGAATCCCCAACCAGCAG AATTTTGCAATACTGTGTTATCAGGTTTGGCACGTGGTATGGAAAACCAACAGCAGACCCAGGACCTTGGGAAATGATCAGTTCTAAAGAAATCAACATGATTAAGAAAGAAGGCGCAGATGACAATGCATGA